The Thermoanaerobaculia bacterium genome has a segment encoding these proteins:
- a CDS encoding MarR family transcriptional regulator — protein sequence MLDGVRRLVQSLRLSAEQARKRAGVSGAQLFVLQKLAEADAQSVNELAARTATDQSSVSVVVRRLAESGLVERHDDARDHRRVRLTLTARGRALLRRSPASAQQELVRAIEALSARERKAFASFLARVVAGMGEIPPALFFEKEEPAAARRKADA from the coding sequence GTGCTCGACGGCGTCCGGCGGCTCGTCCAGAGCCTCCGGCTCTCCGCCGAGCAGGCGCGCAAGCGCGCCGGCGTCTCGGGCGCGCAGCTCTTCGTCCTGCAGAAGCTCGCCGAGGCCGACGCCCAGTCGGTCAACGAGCTCGCCGCCCGCACCGCGACCGACCAGAGCTCGGTGTCGGTCGTCGTCCGCCGGCTCGCGGAGTCCGGTCTCGTCGAGCGGCACGACGACGCCCGCGACCACCGCCGGGTGCGTCTGACGCTGACCGCGCGCGGGCGCGCGCTCCTGCGGCGCTCCCCCGCCTCCGCCCAGCAGGAGCTCGTGCGGGCGATCGAGGCGCTCTCGGCCCGCGAGCGGAAGGCGTTCGCTTCCTTCCTGGCCCGCGTCGTGGCGGGGATGGGCGAGATCCCGCCGGCGCTGTTCTTCGAAAAGGAGGAGCCGGCGGCCGCGCGCCGAAAAGCCGATGCCTGA
- a CDS encoding acetyl-CoA C-acyltransferase gives MRDVWVLSAARTPIGKFGGAFASLSAADLGTAAAKGALARAGVSPDDVTETIFGHGRQAGGGPNSARQVAHRAGVPDASPAFTVNKACASSLKAITLGALTIGVGENEVVLAGGHECMSATPYLLTRARFGYRMGDAEVVDGMTRDGFLCPLCGELMGATAERLAREYGIDRGEQDAFAVASQQRAGRAAADGRAAREIVPVDVETRKGTVVVSADEQPRPGTTLESLARLPAVFAKGGTVHAGNASGVTDGGAALVLASREYAESRGLRPLARVAAWTSAGVDPSRMGIGPVPAIRRLLEKTALRLEDVDLIELNEAFAAQVIACGRDLGFDPERVNVNGGAIALGHPIGATGARIATTLLHEMDRRGARRGIATLCVSGGMGMAVLFESVR, from the coding sequence ATGCGTGACGTCTGGGTGCTTTCGGCCGCGCGGACGCCGATCGGCAAGTTCGGCGGCGCCTTCGCCTCGCTCTCGGCGGCCGACCTCGGGACCGCGGCGGCGAAGGGAGCGCTCGCGCGCGCCGGCGTTTCCCCGGACGACGTCACGGAGACGATCTTCGGGCACGGGCGCCAGGCGGGGGGCGGCCCGAACTCCGCCCGCCAGGTCGCCCACCGCGCCGGCGTGCCGGACGCGTCTCCGGCGTTCACGGTCAACAAGGCGTGCGCGTCGTCGCTGAAGGCGATCACGCTCGGCGCGCTGACGATCGGGGTGGGGGAGAACGAGGTCGTTCTCGCCGGCGGGCACGAGTGCATGTCCGCGACCCCCTATCTGCTCACCCGCGCGCGGTTCGGCTACCGGATGGGAGACGCCGAGGTCGTCGACGGGATGACGCGCGACGGGTTCCTCTGCCCGCTCTGCGGCGAGCTCATGGGGGCCACGGCCGAGCGTCTCGCGCGCGAGTACGGGATCGACCGCGGCGAGCAGGACGCGTTCGCGGTCGCGTCGCAGCAGCGCGCGGGCCGCGCCGCCGCCGACGGCCGGGCGGCGCGCGAGATCGTTCCGGTCGACGTGGAGACGCGCAAGGGGACGGTCGTGGTCTCCGCCGACGAGCAACCGCGTCCCGGCACGACCCTCGAATCGCTCGCGCGCCTCCCCGCCGTGTTCGCGAAGGGAGGAACCGTGCACGCCGGCAACGCGTCCGGCGTGACCGACGGGGGGGCCGCGCTCGTGCTCGCCTCGCGCGAGTACGCGGAGAGCCGGGGTCTGCGCCCCCTGGCCCGGGTCGCGGCGTGGACCTCCGCGGGCGTCGACCCGTCGCGCATGGGGATCGGGCCCGTGCCGGCGATCCGGCGCCTGCTCGAGAAGACCGCGCTGCGCCTCGAGGACGTCGACCTGATCGAGTTGAACGAGGCGTTCGCGGCGCAGGTCATCGCCTGCGGGCGCGATCTGGGGTTCGACCCCGAGCGCGTGAACGTCAACGGCGGTGCGATCGCGCTCGGGCATCCGATCGGCGCGACGGGCGCGCGGATCGCGACGACGCTCCTCCACGAGATGGACCGCCGCGGCGCACGACGCGGGATCGCGACCCTCTGCGTTTCGGGCGGCATGGGGATGGCCGTTCTCTTCGAATCGGTCCGATGA